One genomic segment of Drosophila melanogaster chromosome 3R includes these proteins:
- the EMC2B gene encoding ER membrane protein complex subunit 2B, isoform B, which produces MSLDYEKMSWSDVRDQFRTWREETGRHSEEVVQLWVAVLEDKVHKTGNERHLILEQVIIAALDTARFDIATKCTKQLALEFPGSLRVMKFKAMRYEALEQYDEADEVLDAIIAKDETNAAPRKRKIAILKARGRRLEAIKELNEYLKKFMSDQEAWHELCNMYLAEGEFGKAAFCMEEVLLHNPHSHLIHQRLAEIRYTMGGVENMESARTYYSQALKLNPHNLRALYGIYLCCNHLDNSRAVSSKRKELQKLSQWALEQLLTKQTIVPLEAAFGNLEIKSN; this is translated from the exons ATGTACGCGATCAGTTCAGAACATGGCGCGAGGAGACGGGTCGCCACAGCGAGGAGGTGGTCCAGCTGTGGGTTGCTGTGCTGGAGGACAAGGTGCACAAGACCGGCAACGAGCGGCATCTCATCCTGGAGCAGGTGATCATCGCGGCATTGGATACGGCTCGCTTTGACATCGCCACCAAGTGTACCAAGCAGCTGGCCCTCGAGTTCCCGGGCAGCCTGCGCGTGATGAAGTTCAAAGCGATGCGCTACGAGGCCCTGGAGCAGTACGATGAGGCCGACGAGGTCCTGGATGCAATCATTGCTAAGGACGAGACAAATGCCGCGCCCAGGAAGCGCAAGATTGCCATCCTTAAGGCCCGTGGTCGTCGCCTGGAGGCCATCAAGGAGCTCAACGAGTATCTGAAGAA GTTTATGTCTGACCAGGAGGCATGGCATGAGCTGTGCAACATGTATCTGGCTGAAGGCGAGTTTGGCAAAGCTGCCTTCTGCATGGAGGAGGTTTTGCTGCACAATCCGCATAGCCATCTAATACACCAGCGTTTGGCAGAAATACGATACACAATG GGTGGCGTCGAGAATATGGAATCGGCTCGCACTTACTATTCGCAGGCCCTGAAGCTTAATCCGCATAACTTGAGGGCCCTTTATGGCATTTACTTGTGCTGCAACCATTTGGACAACTCTCGAGCCGTGAGCTCCAAACGGAAGGAGCTGCAAAAGTTGAGTCAGTGGGCCCTCGAACAACTTTTGACTAAACAAACGATTGTACCCTTGGAGGCTGCTTTTGGAAACCTggaaatcaaatcgaattga